In Cydia fagiglandana chromosome 16, ilCydFagi1.1, whole genome shotgun sequence, the following are encoded in one genomic region:
- the LOC134672173 gene encoding uncharacterized protein LOC134672173, with protein sequence MTHLEQFLQQYANREHIVCGDLNGWHTTWGSVRNNDRGREIHDLAIKFDLISCNIGNEPTFETEINKHGQIRHSIVDLTLATPRTANNILDWKVNKEIIPSSDHHGIEFKIKSDNIRHNKKKSTSTYKYQTDKTNWDNFKTKLKENFDASNILGTDIDELDNNGLDNYINEMTNVILKTCDATLTLKKPHQKIPWWTQELTDLKKKVISLHHRLQDLKRSKKDITNILKELHDARAEYSNKIRTTSSDHFREFCSRQGRDDVWSVTNRLLKSSPQPQPPATLKTDNGTYTTSILDTAERLAAKFFPEDTAADDTLHHMHIRETVANNIVNNEPAIRNNEPQFTTQEVLDIIKNMSPKRAPGIDHLTADICKQSIECYAETITKRTAFHHGCPQ encoded by the exons ATGACGCACTTGGAGCAATTCCTCCAACAGTATGCTAATAGAGAGCACATCGTGTGTGGAGATCTTAACGGGTGGCACACTACATGGGGATCTGTAAGAAATAACGATAGAGGGAGGGAAATACATGACCTCGCTATCAAATTTGATTTAATTAGCTGCAATATAGGCAACGAACCCACGTTTgagacagaaataaataaacacggCCAAATCAGGCATTCCATAGTCGATCTCACCCTGGCTACTCCACGCACAGCAAACAATATTTTGGACTGGAAGGTCAATAAAGAAATCATTCCATCATCTGACCACCATGGAATTGAATTTAAAATCAAATCGGATAACATACGTCACAATAAGAAGAAATCTACATCAACATATAAATATCAGACTGACAAAACAAATTGGGACAACttcaaaactaaacttaaagagAATTTTGATGCTAGCAATATACTTGGGACTGACATAGACGAACTGGACAACAATGGACTTGACAActatataaatgaaatgactaatgtcattttaaaaacttgtgACGCAACGCTTACCCTTAAAAAACCCCATCAAAAGATTCCATGGTGGACACAAGAATTGACTGATTTAAAGAAAAAGGTTATATCGCTGCATCATCGCCTACAAGACCTCAAACGGAGTAAAAAGGACATAACTAACATCTTAAAAGAACTCCACGATGCAAGAGCAGAGTACTCCAACAAAATAAGAACAACGTCGTCAGATCACTTTAGAGAATTCTGCAGTCGCCAGGGAAGGGATGACGTATGGTCTGTTACTAACCGCCTTTTAAAGAGCTCACCGCAACCGCAACCGCCTGCTACACTAAAAACAGATAACGGAACATACACTACGTCTATCCTGGATACTGCAGAAAGGCTCGCCGCAAAGTTCTTCCCAGAAGACACCGCTGCTGACGATACTCTGCACCATATGCATATAAGAGAAACCGTTGCCAATAATATAGTAAATAACGAACCTGCAATAAGAAATAATGAGCCACAATTTACCACGCAAGAAGTGTTGGACATAATAAAAAACATGAGCCCTAAAAGGGCACCAGGAATTGACCACCTCACTGCGGACATCTGCAAGCAATCTATCGAATGCTACGCTGAAACCATAACCAAA AGAACAGCGTTCCACCACGGATGCCCTCAATGA